In Rutidosis leptorrhynchoides isolate AG116_Rl617_1_P2 chromosome 2, CSIRO_AGI_Rlap_v1, whole genome shotgun sequence, one genomic interval encodes:
- the LOC139888680 gene encoding uncharacterized protein, with the protein MPINQVLTKPEISGRLALWAVELGAYQISYLPRSAVKGQVMADYLAEMSGKLEVINERTALKLVLDETWDWFTDGASCVEGAGAGSVLENPIGEEHTYALRFNFDVSNNEAEYEALLAGLNIAQKMNIAKLRAFTDSQLVANQSNGSFEVHDPSMQKYLQLLKELAARFEHFELAQVPRSQNKKANALSKLAALTFSHFQKQNRMPRHDMIPVNSPWPFHKWAIDIVGPFPAGPSNVKFLIVAIDYFTKWVGAKAVRTITGIPRRFGIPRELVRDNGAQIAKDPFKTWCTDINIIQKFTSVAHPQANGLCEVTNHDIVSDELPNVLWAHRTTFKKSIGETPFSLVYGSEAVIPAEILVPTHIIVNFEEEANDSALSENLNFIEEHRRMGVAE; encoded by the exons atGCCAATCAATCAAGTTTTAACAAAACCGGAGATATCTGGTAGACTTGCATTATGGGCAGTCGAATTAGGcgcttatcaaatatcttaccttccgcgtagtGCTGTAAAAGGTCAGGTTATGGCGGATTACCTCGCTGAAATGTCTGGAAAATTggaggtgattaatgagcgaacCGCGTTGAAACTGGTACTTGATGAAACTTGGGATTGGTTTACTGATGGTGCTTCGTGCGTAGAAGGTGCAGGTGCAGGTTCGGTTTTGGAAAACCCAATTGGTGAGGAGCATACGTATGCACTGCGTTTTAATTTTGATGTGTCAAATAATGAAGCGGAGTATGAAGCATTACTTGCTGGTTTAAATATTGCGCAAAAAATGAATATTGCTAAGTTACGAGCATTTACAGATTCGCAGTTAGTAGCAAATCAGTCTAATGGCTCTTTCGAAGTACATGATCCTTCTATGCAGAAATACTTGCAGCTATTAAAGGAACTAGCAGCGCGGTTTGAGCATTTTGAACTTGCACAAGTGCCAAGAAGTCAAAACAAGAAGGCGAATGCTTTGAGCAAATTGGCCGCTTTAACGTtttctcattttcaaaaacaa AACCGAATGCCaaggcatgatatgattcctgtcAATTCGCCATGGCCATTTCACAAATGGGCTATTGATATCGTAGGCCCATTTCCTGCAGGGCCTAGCAATGTTAAATTCCTGATTGTGGCAATCGATTATTTTACCAAATGGGTTGGAGCTAAGGCGGTCCGCACTATCACTGGAATCCCAAGAAG atttggcattccgcgagaaCTGGTTAGAGATAATGGTGcgcaaatagcgaaagatcctttcaaAACATGGTGCACTGATATAAATATCATACAAAAGTTTACTTCAGTAGCGCACCCACAAGCTAATGGCTTATGCGAAGTAACCAACCATGATATagtaagcg atgaattacccaatgtgttgtGGGCACATCGCACAACTTTCAAAAAGAGCATAGgagaaacaccttttagtttggtatatggttctgaggcagtaatTCCCGCAGAAATTTTGGTACCAACGCACATAATAGTTAACTTTGAGGAAGAAGCGAATGATTCTGCGTTGAGCGAAAACCTAAATTTCATTGAAGAGCATAG GCGAATGGGTGTTGCGGaataa